A DNA window from Trypanosoma brucei brucei TREU927 chromosome 10, whole genome shotgun sequence contains the following coding sequences:
- a CDS encoding 60S ribosomal protein L7, putative, translating into MGKNPPKWLPGERVKETILLQRKSVEQLRVDRVLRRDKLQERRERHKAKIDAKRKRKLSTKKFISAQTILKRAQLREKQGRLFQKIGEKATGKKGRMGEEEYGKSLEDSRVVLIVRARGKLIPHEVALAFGRLGLRKLYSARLLCLNPFTDPLVKQLGPFSVVGHPEPAQLNELLRTRGALWNEETKTKRLINGNLMLEKALGEYNVLCIEDLCDVIINKTEHVRDVLKHIAPFDFHPPRQLFMERHRNVYQKMEVMNKESFAAYLAQELKASARREKRAVGKRKAVEESSQSSQKTS; encoded by the coding sequence ATGGGTAAAAACCCTCCTAAATGGCTCCCGGGAGAGCGTGTGAAGGAAACCATTCTTCTGCAGCGCAAATCTGTCGAGCAGCTCCGCGTAGATCGCGTGCTCCGGCGTGACAAACTGCAGGAGCGGCGTGAGCGACACAAGGCCAAAATAGACGCTAAGAGGAAGCGAAAGCTCAGCACAAAGAAATTTATCAGTGCGCAGACGATATTAAAACGCGCCCAACTGAGGGAAAAGCAAGGGCGTTTGTTTCAAAAGATCGGTGAGAAGGCAACAGGTAAGAAAGGGCGAATGGGAGAAGAGGAGTACGGAAAGTCCCTTGAAGACTCGCGGGTCGTACTGATTGTCCGGGCGCGCGGTAAGTTGATACCACATGAAGTTGCTTTGGCCTTCGGCCGGTTAGGGCTTAGGAAACTTTACTCTGCACgacttttatgtttgaaccCCTTCACCGACCCACTTGTAAAGCAGTTAGGccccttttctgttgttggcCACCCCGAACCAGCGCAACTAAACGAGTTGCTACGTACACGTGGGGCTCTTtggaatgaagaaacaaaaacaaaacgactcATCAATGGCAATCTCATGCTAGAAAAGGCACTCGGGGAGTACAACGTGCTGTGTATTGAGGATCTATGTGACGTTATCATCAACAAAACGGAGCATGTGAGGGATGTTCTCAAGCACATAGCTCCCTTTGATTTCCACCCACCACGGCAGTTATTCATGGAGCGGCATCGTAACGTGTATCAGAAGATGGAAGTTATGAACAAGGAGTCCTTTGCCGCTTACCTGGCACAGGAGTTGAAGGCTTCGGCTAGACGCGAGAAAAGGGCTGTAGGCAAGCGGAAGGCCGTAGAGGAGTCATCGCAGTCTTCGCAAAAAACATCGTAA
- a CDS encoding calcium-dependent lipid binding protein, putative (similar to Synaptotagmin IV (SytIV). (Swiss- Prot:P50232) (Rattus norvegicus)) has translation MEKANELMQRFGELNNPSHIFLAVVIAWLVLRCIYSIGLVLLVEVALVVGAVSYLIRKEGKRTAFNILHAHRLMRDKEFMKTVLERDLPEWLINPSANNVQWLNSLINEMWKPISEATATTVKNCLEPLLETYKPSFIYSMNLKQCTMGSQPFVITGIQYHPSREKESILDVTMTWDSDMDIVIHLDMPGPDMNVHVRRLQLSMQTRVVLFPYVSVWPCFGNMSVSIMKLWMLNFDISAGGVALDAVPAVGSFLDNFFRKTLVGMMQYPKRWTFPIVQGYEMDTSLADSAMGTLRIRFLRANEWYHRYVSDRAKTPYYIKLLMSGEDPKKRLLKSNIYSGLDTTFSDVFSFILYDTELTLHFWMYFDVPGYDVLIGECVVPVKSLVESKGREYTCMMSKTSGSRTTVRSKLLIMPEFLPYNTGGTTTTGSAPQQAPSRAVSESFANSLKSTSDAIVPPSTRSTVPNDDGVENHGGGTLFVTVQRCRNLKNKETIGVSDPYVKLQLRKQTRKSPYISSTLNPDFNFEAALEVYDIRSDVLHISILDKNDLVKDRLMGTLRIMLSQVAAAPGDIIRGDMNLDPEGQISLELKLLRH, from the coding sequence ATGGAAAAGGCAAATGAACTGATGCAGCGCTTCGGTGAGCTCAATAACCCCAGTCACATCTTTCTGGCGGTGGTAATTGCGTGGCTTGTACTGCGATGCATCTATTCCATTGGACTCGTTTTGCTCGTGGAAGTTGCTCTGGTCGTCGGTGCGGTGTCGTATCTGATTCGAAAGGAGGGCAAAAGAACGGCATTCAACATTCTTCATGCCCACCGTCTTATGAGGGACAAGGAGTTCATGAAAACAGTTCTTGAAAGGGATTTACCTGAGTGGCTCATCAACCCCAGCGCGAACAATGTCCAGTGGTTGAACTCCCTCATTAACGAAATGTGGAAACCTATCTCCGAAGCGACAGCGACAACGGTGAAGAATTGCCTTGAACCACTTCTTGAGACCTATAAgccttcttttatttacaGCATGAATCTCAAACAGTGCACTATGGGCAGCCAACCATTCGTAATCACCGGTATCCAGTATCATCCCAGTCGGGAGAAGGAGTCGATATTGGATGTTACGATGACATGGGACAGTGATATGGACATTGTTATTCATTTAGATATGCCAGGTCCGGATATGAACGTCCACGTGCGTCGGTTGCAACTCAGCATGCAAACAAGAGTTGTGCTATTTCCATATGTTTCCGTGTGGCCCTGCTTCGGGAACATGTCTGTTTCGATTATGAAACTATGGATGCTCAATTTCGACATTTCAGCAGGTGGAGTGGCATTGGATGCCGTACCAGCCGTGGGTTCCTTTCTGGACAATTTCTTCCGGAAGACATTGGTTGGTATGATGCAATATCCCAAAAGGTGGACCTTTCCAATAGTACAGGGATATGAAATGGACACTTCTCTTGCTGACTCTGCTATGGGAACTCTACGCATTCGCTTTCTGCGGGCAAACGAGTGGTACCACCGCTACGTGTCTGACCGGGCGAAGACGCCGTATTACATCAAACTGTTGATGTCCGGTGAAGACCCGAAGAAGAGGCTTCTGAAAAGCAATATCTACAGCGGGTTGGACACGACGTTTAGTGACGTATTTAGTTTCATTTTGTACGACACAGAACTCACCTTGCATTTTTGGATGTATTTTGATGTGCCTGGGTACGACGTTCTAATTGGTGAGTGTGTTGTGCCTGTGAAGTCCTTGGTGGAGAGCAAAGGCCGCGAATACACCTGCATGATGTCGAAAACATCCGGTTCAAGGACAACAGTTCGCTCGAAGCTATTAATCATGCCTGAGTTTTTACCGTATAACACCGGTGGGACAACTACAACAGGTTCCGCTCCCCAACAGGCGCCGTCGCGTGCGGTATCGGAATCATTTGCGAATAGTTTGAAGTCGACAAGCGATGCGATCGTACCTCCAAGCACTCGCTCGACGGTGCCGAACGATGATGGTGTTGAAAACCACGGGGGTGGAACGCTTTTCGTCACGGTGCAACGCTGCAGGAATCTGAAGAACAAAGAAACTATTGGGGTCTCCGACCCATACGTCAAGTTACAGCTGCGCAAGCAAACACGCAAATCCCCGTATATTAGTTCAACCCTCAACCCTGATTTCAACTTTGAGGCGGCATTGGAGGTGTACGACATTCGCAGCGATGTGCTGCACATATCCATACTTGACAAAAATGACCTTGTAAAGGACCGACTCATGGGAACTTTGCGAATCATGCTTAGCCAGGTTGCGGCAGCCCCCGGTGATATTATACGTGGTGATATGAATCTCGATCCTGAGGGGCAAATATCTCTTGAACTTAAGCTTCTGCGCCACTAA
- a CDS encoding serine/threonine protein phosphatase type 5 has translation MAGVEEADKLKQLGNAAFSERKWHLAIDMYTKAIELTKTPTLFCNRALAELRAELPGAALADADAALGIEPTFAKAYYHKASAYLSLGKHKQALTNYKKVVDLAPQNSDAQAKVEFCKKEIRRINFENAIMTPDEAPLSQTIKLGSVRADYDGPRIENETVTVEFVEAMKEHFRLEKLIDRHDVIFILLEVQKILKKCPNFVSINVPVGEEITVCGDTHGQYYDLLNIFKLNGNPLETNRYLFNGDFVDRGSYSFENIMTLFAYKVLYPDHFFLSRGNHEGVSMNRMYGFEGEVTQKYNSEMFRLFTEVFNSLPIGHIINNEVFVVHGGLYSSDKVTLDDLQHPNRFRDIPESGLICESLWSDPQPMPGRAPSKRGVSCLSFGPDVTETFLNNNNLKLLVRSHEVKDEGYEIEHGGKCITVFSAPNYCDQMGNKGAFIRFTGGDMKPRFTTFTHVPHPGKRPMHYATGFGLF, from the coding sequence ATGGCCGGGGTAGAGGAAGCAGACAAGCTGAAGCAGCTGGGAAACGCAGCCTTTAGTGAGCGCAAGTGGCACCTTGCCATTGACATGTATACGAAGGCTATCGAACTGACAAAAACGCCAACATTGTTTTGCAACCGTGCACTTGCAGAGCTTAGAGCTGAGCTTCCCGGTGCGGCGCTTGCTGACGCTGATGCGGCGTTAGGGATAGAGCCAACCTTCGCAAAGGCCTATTACCACAAGGCATCCGCGTATCTGAGCCTTGGAAAACACAAGCAGGCGCTGACAAACTACAAGAAAGTTGTGGATTTGGCACCACAAAATTCCGATGCGCAGGCGAAGGTGGAGTTTTGTAAGAAGGAAATACGCCGAATCAACTTTGAAAATGCCATTATGACTCCAGACGAGGCACCTCTGTCGCAGACAATTAAACTGGGCAGTGTGCGTGCTGATTACGATGGGCCTCGTATCGAAAATGAAACCGTCACCGTAGAATTCGTGGAAGCGATGAAGGAGCATTTCAGGTTAGAGAAACTCATTGACCGGCACGACGTCATATTTATCCTGTTGGAGGTGCAGAAGATTCTGAAAAAATGCCCTAACTTTGTGTCCATCAACGTGCCAGTTGGTGAAGAAATAACAGTGTGTGGTGACACGCACGGGCAGTATTACGATCTCCTCAATATATTCAAGTTGAACGGGAATCCCTTGGAAACGAACCGGTACCTTTTCAACGGTGACTTTGTGGACCGCGGTTCGTACTCATTTGAAAATATCATGACGCTGTTTGCGTACAAAGTACTTTACCCGGATCACTTTTTCTTATCTCGTGGGAACCATGAGGGTGTTTCCATGAACCGAATGTATGGGTTTGAAGGGGAAGTAACCCAAAAGTACAACAGCGAAATGTTTCGCCTCTTCACGGAGGTATTCAACAGTCTTCCAATCGGTCACATTATTAACAACGAGGTGTTTGTAGTGCACGGCGGTCTTTACTCCTCGGATAAGGTGACATTGGATGACCTGCAACACCCTAACCGATTCCGTGATATACCTGAGAGCGGTCTAATCTGCGAAAGCCTGTGGTCCGATCCACAGCCGATGCCTGGGCGAGCCCCAAGTAAGCGTGGGGTGAGCTGCCTGTCTTTCGGGCCGGACGTAACCGAGACGTTCctaaacaataacaacctTAAACTGCTCGTACGCTCTCATGAGGTAAAGGACGAGGGGTACGAGATAGAACACGGTGGCAAATGCATTACAGTCTTCAGCGCACCAAACTATTGTGACCAAATGGGCAACAAGGGAGCATTCATCCGTTTTACCGGCGGTGACATGAAACCAAGATTCACAACATTCACGCACGTGCCGCATCCTGGGAAACGGCCAATGCATTACGCCACAGGATTTGGCCTGTTTTGA
- a CDS encoding phosphatidic acid phosphatase alpha, putative encodes MPRPCILPQLRRLRDNRHHSGDVVAGSVIGMLSGLLAVAIFFRLGKGKAFLVPRRLDFVRRHGGQVVSDITK; translated from the coding sequence atgCCGAGACCGTGCATTCTCCCGCAACTTCGTCGGTTACGCGACAATCGTCACCACAGCGGTGATGTAGTGGCTGGTAGCGTTATTGGCATGCTAAGCGGGCTTCTTGCCGTTGCCATCTTTTTCCGACTTGGCAAAGGGAAGGCATTCCTGGTGCCCCGCCGTCTGGATTTCGTGCGGCGTCATGGTGGGCAGGTGGTGTCTGATATAACTAAATGA
- a CDS encoding hypothetical protein, conserved (GPI-Anchor Signal predicted for Tb10.389.0030 by DGPI v2.04, no cleavage site predicted), with translation MVLCVDVYIFIFCMCDACVLFLSQVGWGRGLCTVMTFISFHSLAEALRSAFPCLPRLMLRWGYIVLRKRGDFLKRTGETRCPTVAPNSLLPLSATPCYYCPEGVQETLLNYINDGNFRYPTISANPVPSMRDWCVGSSSAQSLLLSTTKVSVEPSEVPGASPTPIIIQLFRCEQRLNIADCMRTRLLQKELRRTEGGLQFLHQLSKGSNLMDQNMVAALESKPSLAAESVSTVSAVETPYSGHIVWEKDGWFFDDIFSSSEIELPASSSDSTGYWRAWIVPFRGPFSKYFLPRMQDIHQFHVEEDITLMNVDFSDRANQRRYSANYSSFHAGRVLNYWAATGEPVQLENRMDNEDMEENDDAQIHLASTPCCWFTMTEISERKLCLRHGGTVRNLPFHFDCCGFFLHLCPPWFVLSEAEVLQRYPISNESLVGACFIPEYGNTENVVSASRQEGPLCGGVIFVLQELGEWRVFPHQHVTVNFGRVSLPSTDSLHRDKKPLLFVEINAAVEMMYSWSSEHCKQTSVECDFLKQVIDIFLSISSKCSAASFINSFIGCCGHPLPYCEALSPLADAKDSPATLCIPGTEDQHMPHVVETNRTPYSLNSGEMVTRVSHLQPGVYEGLIEVGRSRSKRTSQIPNQKCELPFIHENNLGPCDDAWDIGIVLLSFEYCIPAVKAMDTELVA, from the coding sequence ATGGTACTTTGTGTCgacgtatatatttttatcttttgcaTGTGTGATGCATGTGTTCTGTTCTTGTCACAAGTAGGGTGGGGAAGGGGCCTCTGCACTGTAATGacatttatttccttccataGTTTGGCGGAGGCTCTGCGGAGTGCATTTCCGTGTCTACCTCGACTGATGCTGCGATGGGGGTATATTGTATTGCGGAAGAGGGGAGATTTTCTTAAGAGAACAGGAGAGACACGATGTCCCACCGTGGCGCCGAATTCCCTTTTGCCTCTGTCTGCTACGCCTTGCTACTACTGTCCGGAAGGGGTGCAAGAAACGCTTCTGAATTATATAAATGACGGGAATTTCAGGTACCCCACGATTTCAGCAAACCCTGTTCCATCAATGCGTGATTGGTGTGTGGGGAGCAGTTCCGCTCAGTCATTGCTGTTGTCTACTACGAAGGTTAGCGTGGAACCCTCGGAGGTTCCCGGTGCATCACCGACACCAATCATTATTCAACTCTTTCGTTGCGAACAGCGGCTGAATATTGCTGATTGTATGAGGACTCGTTTGCTTCAGAAAGAGCTCCGACGCACCGAAGGAGGGTTGCAGTTTCTTCACCAACTGTCTAAAGGATCAAATCTAATGGATCAGAATATGGTAGCAGCATTGGAAAGCAAACCATCACTTGCTGCTGAATCTGTCTCGACAGTTTCTGCTGTGGAGACACCTTATTCAGGTCATATTGTGTGGGAGAAAGATGGATGGTTTTTTGATGATATTTTTTCGTCCTCAGAGATAGAGCTGCCAGCTTCTAGTTCCGATTCAACTGGTTATTGGCGTGCATGGATTGTTCCGTTTCGTGGACCGTTTTCAAAATATTTCCTTCCACGAATGCAAGACATTCACCAATTTCATGTTGAGGAGGATATCACATTGATGAATGTGGATTTCAGTGATCGGGCAAATCAGAGACGTTATTCCGCTAATTACTCTTCGTTTCATGCAGGCCGGGTCCTGAACTACTGGGCTGCTACAGGAGAGCCTGTACAGCTTGAGAATCGTATGGACAATGAAGatatggaggaaaatgatgatgCCCAAATCCACTTAGCTTCAACGCCATGCTGTTGGTTCACAATGACCGAAATATCCGAACGCAAACTATGCTTGCGACATGGTGGCACGGTACGCAatcttccttttcactttgACTGTTGCGGTTTCTTCTTGCATCTCTGCCCTCCGTGGTTTGTCCTTTCTGAAGCTGAGGTGTTGCAAAGATACCCTATTTCCAATGAGTCTCTTGTGGGGGCATGCTTTATACCCGAATATGGAAATACGGAAAATGTGGTGTCTGCTTCCCGGCAGGAAGGACCTCTTTGTGGAGGAGTCATCTTTGTTCTCCAAGAGTTGGGGGAATGGCGTGTATTTCCACATCAGCACGTGACGGTAAACTTTGGTCGCGTTTCATTGCCTTCAACAGACTCTCTTCACCGAGATAAAAaacctttactttttgttgaaaTCAACGCAGCCGTGGAAATGATGTACTCCTGGTCCAGTGAGCATTGCAAGCAAACTTCAGTCGAATGTGACTTCTTAAAGCAAGTTattgatatatttttatcTATTTCATCAAAGTGCTCCGCGGCTTCCTTCATCAACAGTTTTATTGGGTGCTGTGGTCACCCTCTCCCCTATTGTGAGGCACTGTCGCCACTTGCAGACGCAAAAGATTCCCCTGCAACGTTATGCATCCCCGGAACTGAGGACCAACACATGCCACATGTTGTAGAAACTAACCGTACACCTTATTCACTCAACAGTGGTGAAATGGTAACGAGAGTTTCTCACCTACAGCCTGGCGTTTATGAGGGATTAATTGAAGTTGGACGGAGCCGTTCCAAGCGCACCTCACAAATACCGAACCAAAAATGTGAATTACCGTTTATACACGAAAACAACTTGGGGCCCTGTGACGACGCGTGGGATATTGGTATTGTTCTGCTTTCATTTGAATATTGTATTCCGGCGGTGAAGGCAATGGATACGGAGCTAGTTGCGTAG